In one window of Gemmatimonadota bacterium DNA:
- a CDS encoding TolC family protein, whose protein sequence is MADRRGAALLLLALMGCAHYTPRPLDAPNAAAWEAARLDAPAVLAALDSVGAAPGAGRWRGIDVARAAWLRSPARRRADAEVEAARAALRTAGARPAPGIATESEFAFSGRDGSSRWGLALTGLFRVELGGKRGARQARAEAAVLSAVARGRAEGWELEGSVRREARALAALEGAAAAAQVLRGALDSVRDLAEARYADGALGTIELARLRADRATAGQEEARLARRRGEQRAVLAAEAGVPEEALRALGPLLTDASRCPDDAARPALLAGALERRWDLRVALAAYQEAEADLRGQVARSWPDLDLGPGLFFDHGVGKWTLALGLPDLLLHGNRGPIGEALAARDVAAARVEEVSAGVLTEVDAALGACRAVARERAAFDPAAAAARLAAMEAAWRRGEIGRLEVALARADLARLEQQAVELEGAEAGAADELAWRAGADALPER, encoded by the coding sequence GTGGCTGATCGCCGCGGGGCCGCGCTGCTGCTGCTGGCGCTCATGGGGTGCGCCCACTACACGCCGCGTCCCCTCGACGCGCCCAACGCCGCCGCCTGGGAGGCCGCACGGCTCGACGCCCCGGCGGTGCTGGCCGCGCTGGATTCCGTCGGCGCGGCGCCGGGCGCTGGGCGCTGGCGTGGCATCGACGTGGCCCGGGCCGCCTGGCTCCGTTCGCCCGCGCGGCGCCGCGCCGACGCCGAGGTCGAGGCGGCCCGCGCCGCGCTGCGAACCGCGGGCGCCAGGCCCGCGCCGGGGATTGCCACGGAATCCGAATTCGCCTTCAGCGGCCGTGACGGCAGCTCGCGCTGGGGCCTCGCGCTCACCGGGCTCTTCCGGGTCGAACTCGGCGGCAAGCGCGGGGCCCGGCAGGCCCGGGCGGAGGCAGCCGTCCTCTCGGCCGTTGCCCGCGGACGGGCCGAGGGCTGGGAGCTCGAGGGGAGCGTGCGCCGGGAGGCGCGGGCGCTCGCGGCGCTCGAGGGTGCGGCCGCGGCCGCGCAGGTGCTCCGGGGCGCGCTCGATTCGGTCCGGGACCTCGCCGAGGCCAGGTACGCAGACGGCGCGCTCGGGACCATCGAGCTGGCCCGGCTGCGCGCCGACCGCGCGACGGCGGGCCAGGAGGAGGCTCGCCTCGCCCGCAGGCGCGGGGAGCAGCGGGCCGTGCTCGCGGCGGAGGCGGGGGTTCCCGAGGAGGCGTTGCGGGCGCTCGGCCCGCTGCTGACGGATGCGTCACGCTGCCCGGACGATGCGGCGCGTCCTGCGTTGCTGGCGGGCGCCCTCGAGCGGCGCTGGGACCTCCGGGTGGCGCTGGCTGCCTATCAGGAGGCCGAGGCCGACCTGCGGGGCCAGGTGGCCCGGAGCTGGCCCGACCTCGACCTGGGTCCGGGGCTGTTCTTCGACCACGGCGTGGGCAAGTGGACGCTGGCGCTCGGGCTCCCGGACCTCCTCCTGCACGGCAACCGGGGACCCATCGGGGAGGCCCTCGCGGCGCGAGACGTGGCCGCTGCGCGAGTGGAGGAAGTATCGGCCGGCGTACTCACCGAGGTGGATGCGGCGCTTGGCGCCTGCCGCGCGGTCGCGCGCGAGCGCGCCGCCTTCGACCCGGCCGCCGCGGCGGCGCGCCTTGCGGCGATGGAAGCCGCGTGGCGACGGGGCGAGATCGGCCGGCTGGAGGTGGCCCTCGCGCGCGCCGACCTGGCGCGCCTGGAGCAGCAGGCGGTGGAACTGGAGGGCGCCGAGGCCGGCGCGGCGGATGAACTGGCATGGCGGGCCGGCGCTGACGCGCTGCCCGAACGCTGA
- a CDS encoding BamA/TamA family outer membrane protein, whose translation MLNRITLALLLVTAPGAAAQAAPAAADSAPKPYRARLIGLPYVSYSPQTKVQIGVAGGYQFKWPGQSLAVATRPSYLAANVAYTTKKQWLAFLGTSLFTPRSDWWVTASIDAGYFPLFYYGIGPRAEEADSNLMEHRFLRLEGRVLRRLGGRLYVGPYLRRHTASHVDWQFPAAIPAGLPGGKGGVTAGAGASVLVDGRNSQTTPTRGYYLQADLLWHDHFLGGDYRYGRVVLDARTYLPVRAGRDVIALSAYGEFNGEEAPIQSMALLSNSNTQELMRGVYLGRFRDRHEVVTQADYRGHLKGRFGYVVFGAAGNVFGSPGSDLLDEVKFTYGAGLRFNVNPADPLNLRVDYTLTSFGGGGISIGATEAF comes from the coding sequence ATGCTGAACCGAATCACCCTGGCGCTCCTCCTCGTCACTGCCCCGGGCGCCGCTGCCCAGGCAGCGCCCGCCGCCGCGGACTCTGCCCCGAAGCCCTATCGGGCCCGGCTGATCGGCCTGCCGTACGTCAGCTACTCCCCCCAGACCAAGGTCCAGATCGGGGTCGCCGGGGGCTACCAGTTCAAGTGGCCGGGGCAGTCGCTCGCCGTCGCCACGCGTCCCTCCTACCTCGCCGCCAATGTCGCCTACACCACCAAGAAGCAGTGGCTGGCCTTCCTTGGCACCAGTCTGTTCACGCCGCGCAGCGACTGGTGGGTGACCGCCTCGATCGACGCCGGGTACTTCCCGCTCTTCTACTACGGCATCGGGCCCCGGGCGGAGGAGGCCGACTCCAACCTGATGGAGCATCGCTTCCTGCGCCTCGAGGGGCGGGTGCTGCGCCGCCTGGGTGGGCGGCTCTACGTCGGGCCGTATCTGCGGCGGCATACCGCCAGCCATGTCGACTGGCAGTTCCCGGCCGCGATCCCCGCCGGCCTGCCCGGCGGGAAGGGGGGCGTCACGGCGGGTGCCGGCGCCTCGGTGCTGGTCGACGGGCGGAATTCCCAGACCACGCCCACCCGCGGGTACTATCTGCAGGCCGACCTCCTCTGGCACGACCACTTCCTCGGCGGCGACTACCGGTATGGCCGGGTGGTCCTGGACGCCCGCACCTACCTGCCCGTCCGGGCCGGCCGCGACGTGATCGCCCTCTCGGCCTATGGGGAATTCAACGGGGAGGAGGCGCCCATCCAGTCGATGGCGCTCCTGTCGAACAGCAACACCCAGGAGCTGATGCGCGGGGTCTACCTCGGCCGTTTCCGCGACCGGCATGAGGTGGTGACCCAGGCGGACTACCGCGGGCACCTGAAGGGGCGGTTCGGGTACGTGGTCTTCGGCGCCGCGGGCAACGTCTTCGGCAGTCCGGGGAGCGACCTGCTCGACGAGGTCAAGTTCACCTATGGCGCCGGGCTCCGGTTCAACGTGAACCCGGCCGATCCCCTCAACCTCCGGGTGGATTACACCCTCACCTCGTTCGGCGGCGGCGGGATCTCGATCGGGGCGACGGAGGCGTTCTAG
- the xerD gene encoding site-specific tyrosine recombinase XerD: MSRAEAAGRAFLLELFRDYLALEAGHSANTVESYLRDLTRFVGWLDQRGVAGPALVTRTLVREFIFALKDLGLSAATIRRQASAIRTYYGFLIAEGRVEQDPSDRLEMPRRGRRLPDTLSVAEMEAMLAAPDADAPLAWRDRALLELGYGAGLRVSELCGLTMPDLLLAEGLVRVLGKGSKQRLVPVGRSVIGAVSVYLHQVRPGLDHGASRDRVLLNARGAPLSRVGAWGIVKRLARVAGIRKRVTTHTLRHSFATHLLEGGADLRAVQEMLGHADLSTTQIYTHVDREYLRSIHRQFHPRG; the protein is encoded by the coding sequence GTGAGCCGCGCGGAGGCCGCGGGGCGGGCCTTCCTGCTCGAGCTCTTCCGCGACTACCTGGCGCTCGAGGCCGGGCATAGCGCGAACACGGTGGAGAGCTATCTTCGCGACCTGACGCGGTTCGTGGGATGGCTCGACCAGCGGGGCGTGGCGGGCCCGGCGCTGGTCACCCGGACGCTGGTCCGGGAGTTCATCTTTGCCCTCAAGGACCTGGGGCTCTCGGCCGCGACGATCCGACGGCAGGCCTCCGCCATCCGGACCTACTATGGCTTCCTGATCGCGGAGGGCCGGGTCGAGCAGGATCCGAGCGACCGGCTCGAGATGCCGCGGCGCGGCCGGCGGCTCCCGGACACCCTCTCGGTGGCGGAGATGGAGGCGATGCTGGCGGCCCCAGACGCCGATGCCCCACTGGCCTGGCGGGACCGGGCCCTGCTGGAACTCGGCTACGGCGCCGGGCTCCGGGTGTCCGAACTCTGCGGCCTGACGATGCCGGATCTCCTGCTGGCGGAGGGGCTGGTGCGGGTGCTGGGCAAGGGGTCGAAACAGCGGCTGGTGCCGGTGGGGCGCAGCGTCATCGGCGCCGTGTCGGTGTACCTGCACCAGGTGCGGCCCGGCCTCGACCATGGCGCCAGCCGGGACCGGGTGCTGCTGAATGCCCGCGGGGCGCCGCTCTCCCGCGTTGGCGCCTGGGGCATCGTGAAGCGGCTTGCCCGCGTGGCCGGCATCCGGAAGCGCGTGACCACCCATACGCTGAGGCACAGCTTCGCCACGCACCTGCTCGAGGGGGGGGCCGACCTCCGGGCCGTGCAGGAGATGCTGGGCCACGCGGACCTGTCTACCACCCAGATCTACACCCACGTTGATCGCGAATACCTCCGGTCGATTCACCGCCAGTTCCATCCCCGTGGCTGA
- the mqnC gene encoding dehypoxanthine futalosine cyclase: MDTIDRTSGEFREALELYERASLLELGDLADRARWRHHPDPVVTYIIDRNINYTNVCVADCGFCAFYRRPKHGEGYVLSFEQIGQKIDECKDLGGVQILIQGGHNPYIPFAWYLDLLRYIKQHHPIHIHGFSPSEVVFFAERFRMPVGAVIRELRAAGLDSIPGGGGEILVDAVRQRVAPKKAQTDAWLGVQEEAHRQGLRTSVSMMYGMGESNADRIEHLFRVREVQRRTGGFTAFICWPLQPEGTPELSDVKKTDAVTYLRTLAIARIVLDNVPSLQSSWVTMGHKVGQVALRFGANDYGSLMMEENVVSAAGTTHRSTIAEMERVIRDAGFEPRRRRQDYSMVDAPAAAVA; the protein is encoded by the coding sequence ATGGACACGATCGATCGCACATCCGGCGAGTTCCGCGAGGCCCTCGAGCTCTACGAGCGGGCCAGCCTGCTCGAGCTGGGTGACCTCGCCGACCGGGCCCGCTGGCGGCACCACCCGGACCCGGTGGTCACCTACATCATCGACCGGAACATCAACTACACCAACGTCTGCGTCGCCGACTGCGGCTTCTGCGCCTTCTACCGGCGGCCGAAGCACGGCGAGGGCTACGTGCTCTCGTTCGAGCAGATCGGGCAGAAGATCGACGAGTGCAAGGACCTGGGCGGGGTGCAGATCCTCATCCAGGGCGGGCACAACCCCTACATCCCATTCGCCTGGTACCTCGACCTGCTGCGCTACATCAAGCAGCACCACCCGATCCACATCCACGGCTTCTCGCCCTCCGAGGTGGTGTTCTTCGCCGAGCGCTTCCGGATGCCGGTCGGTGCGGTCATCCGGGAACTCCGCGCGGCGGGGCTCGACAGCATCCCCGGGGGTGGCGGGGAGATCCTGGTCGACGCGGTGCGCCAGCGGGTGGCGCCCAAGAAGGCCCAGACCGACGCGTGGCTCGGGGTGCAGGAGGAGGCGCACCGCCAGGGGCTGCGCACCTCGGTCAGCATGATGTACGGGATGGGCGAGTCGAACGCCGACCGGATCGAGCACCTCTTCCGGGTGCGCGAGGTGCAGCGGCGCACCGGCGGGTTCACCGCCTTCATCTGCTGGCCGCTGCAGCCGGAGGGGACGCCGGAGCTCTCCGACGTCAAGAAGACGGACGCCGTGACCTACCTGCGGACGCTGGCCATCGCGCGCATCGTGCTCGACAACGTGCCGAGCCTGCAGTCCTCGTGGGTCACGATGGGACACAAGGTGGGGCAGGTCGCCCTGCGCTTCGGCGCCAACGACTACGGCAGCCTGATGATGGAGGAGAACGTGGTCTCCGCGGCGGGGACCACCCACCGCAGCACCATCGCCGAGATGGAACGGGTCATCCGCGACGCCGGTTTCGAGCCGCGCCGGCGGCGGCAGGACTACTCGATGGTGGACGCCCCGGCCGCGGCCGTCGCCTGA
- the mqnE gene encoding aminofutalosine synthase MqnE, with translation MPSTLDPSRLADPALRPIADKVLDARRLDAADARVLYATTDLLGLGRIADFANQRRNGDRVYFSANQHLNPTNVCILRNTCVFCSFARMPKEAGAYTRTLDEVYAEAEQARGTPTSEFHIVGGLHPKLRLSYYTDMLRGLKERFPHIHIKALTAVEIAHLARIEQASVRDVLLALQAAGLTSLPGGGAEVFSTAVRATIAERKLTGEEWIAVHREAHQLGIPTNCTMLYGHVETADDRIEHLTMLRSLQDETGGFLTYIPLAYHPDHNELGEELGRVGSATTAYEDLKNIAIGRLFLDSIPHVKTHWPMVTPFLSQVALSFGCDDVEGTVVYERVYHEAGAQTQMHMQYRDLVALIRGAGKRPVERNSLYQPVREQFDEVEAELVPA, from the coding sequence ATGCCGTCTACCCTAGACCCGTCCCGGCTCGCGGATCCGGCGCTGCGACCCATCGCCGACAAGGTGCTCGATGCGCGGCGCCTCGACGCGGCCGACGCGCGGGTCCTCTACGCCACGACCGACCTGCTCGGCCTCGGGCGGATCGCGGACTTCGCCAACCAGCGACGCAACGGGGACCGGGTCTACTTCTCGGCCAACCAGCACCTCAATCCCACCAACGTCTGCATCCTGCGGAACACCTGTGTGTTCTGCTCCTTTGCGCGGATGCCCAAGGAAGCGGGCGCCTACACCCGCACCCTCGACGAGGTGTACGCGGAGGCGGAGCAGGCGCGCGGCACACCGACCAGCGAGTTCCACATCGTCGGCGGCCTGCATCCCAAGCTCCGGCTCTCGTACTACACGGACATGCTCCGCGGGCTCAAGGAACGCTTCCCGCACATCCACATCAAGGCGCTGACGGCGGTCGAGATCGCGCACCTGGCGCGCATCGAGCAGGCCAGCGTCCGTGATGTGCTGCTGGCGCTCCAGGCGGCGGGGCTCACCAGCCTGCCGGGCGGCGGGGCGGAGGTGTTCTCCACCGCGGTCCGGGCCACCATCGCCGAGCGGAAGCTCACGGGCGAGGAGTGGATCGCGGTGCACCGCGAAGCGCACCAGCTCGGTATCCCGACCAACTGCACCATGCTCTACGGCCACGTGGAGACGGCGGACGACCGGATCGAGCACCTGACCATGCTGCGCTCGCTGCAGGACGAGACCGGTGGCTTCCTGACCTACATCCCGCTGGCGTACCACCCCGACCACAACGAGCTGGGCGAGGAGCTCGGCCGCGTGGGCAGTGCCACCACCGCGTACGAGGACCTCAAGAACATCGCCATCGGGCGCCTGTTCCTGGACAGCATCCCCCATGTGAAGACCCACTGGCCCATGGTGACGCCGTTCCTGTCGCAGGTCGCGCTCAGCTTCGGCTGCGATGACGTCGAGGGGACGGTGGTGTACGAGCGGGTGTATCACGAGGCTGGCGCCCAGACGCAGATGCACATGCAGTACCGGGACCTGGTGGCGCTGATCCGTGGGGCGGGGAAGCGCCCGGTGGAACGCAACAGCCTCTACCAGCCGGTGCGGGAGCAGTTCGACGAGGTCGAGGCCGAGCTGGTGCCGGCATGA
- a CDS encoding TerB family tellurite resistance protein — protein sequence MERLVAWLIELPPLTIYLALGLSTLIENIFPPMPSDVVTALGGFLTQHTTVSPVWVWVVAWSANMGGAVAMYLLARRHGRRFLVSPLGRRLLPAEAILSMEREYLRFGLAGIFLARLLPGFRTFLAPFVGIVNLPPLRALIPMALSSALWYAGLVWAGMRVGEEWAAINEFIGHLNRTLAVVALVVGGLVGWWLWRRSRAAGPRRRRVLRLIRYAMGEQAPDAAPLPDGDLATRGAAALLHELTHADPGLSLEEREALAERLRRTWAVGTAELRHSSSASAAITDTAELASIVTETYDRTRRIALAERLYRIAMGDGTLSLHEERVMRRAGDLLGLGAEDLAEARRLAST from the coding sequence ATGGAGCGGCTCGTGGCGTGGCTCATCGAGCTGCCGCCGCTCACGATCTACCTCGCGCTCGGCCTCTCCACCCTCATCGAGAACATCTTTCCCCCCATGCCGTCCGATGTCGTGACGGCGCTGGGCGGCTTCCTCACCCAGCACACCACGGTGTCCCCCGTGTGGGTGTGGGTCGTGGCCTGGTCGGCCAACATGGGTGGCGCGGTCGCCATGTACCTGCTGGCGCGCCGCCATGGCCGGCGGTTCCTGGTGAGCCCGCTGGGCCGCCGCCTGCTGCCCGCCGAGGCGATCCTGAGCATGGAGCGGGAGTACCTGCGCTTCGGCCTGGCCGGGATCTTCCTGGCGCGGCTCCTGCCGGGCTTCCGCACCTTTCTGGCACCCTTCGTCGGCATCGTCAACCTGCCGCCCCTGCGGGCGCTGATTCCGATGGCGCTCTCCTCGGCGCTCTGGTATGCCGGCCTGGTCTGGGCCGGCATGCGGGTGGGGGAGGAGTGGGCGGCCATCAACGAGTTCATCGGCCACCTGAACCGCACCCTCGCCGTGGTGGCCCTGGTCGTGGGCGGTCTGGTGGGCTGGTGGCTGTGGCGCCGCTCCCGCGCTGCGGGCCCGCGCCGTCGCCGGGTCCTCCGCCTGATCCGCTACGCGATGGGGGAGCAGGCGCCGGATGCCGCGCCACTCCCCGACGGCGACCTGGCCACCCGCGGGGCCGCGGCGCTGCTGCATGAGCTGACACATGCCGACCCCGGGCTCTCCCTGGAGGAGCGCGAGGCGCTCGCCGAGCGGCTCCGGCGCACCTGGGCGGTCGGCACCGCCGAGCTGCGGCACTCCAGCTCCGCCAGCGCCGCCATCACCGACACCGCCGAGCTCGCCTCGATCGTCACGGAGACCTACGACCGCACGCGCCGCATCGCGCTGGCGGAGCGGCTCTATCGCATCGCCATGGGCGACGGCACGCTCAGCCTGCACGAGGAGCGGGTGATGCGGCGGGCCGGCGACCTCCTCGGGCTCGGCGCGGAGGACCTCGCCGAGGCCCGGCGCCTGGCCAGCACGTGA
- a CDS encoding menaquinone biosynthesis protein: MRLGRIPYINCYPVYGAMDRGLLTPEAELVTGTASDLNDLLAAGELDLSVISAVEYARDAAAYHLLPGLAISCDGPVHSVKLFSKRPLPRLDGETVLRTSSSRTSVLLLELLCRHRWRVQPRFATVRAEPTDLDALAQFPHEAVLVIGDAALLLAARETYPVQVDLGEAWHDWTGLPFVFAVWAARRSADQAAVRRIHQQLLASRAWGLEHLDQLADQAWATTGIPRDTCRAYFDDLDYGFSYRHLAGLTDFFRRLAADGLVPDGSLSFITAA; encoded by the coding sequence ATGAGGCTCGGACGCATCCCGTACATCAACTGCTACCCGGTCTACGGGGCCATGGACCGCGGGTTGCTCACGCCCGAGGCCGAGCTGGTGACCGGGACCGCCTCCGACCTGAACGACCTGCTGGCGGCCGGCGAACTGGACCTGAGCGTGATCAGCGCGGTGGAGTATGCCCGCGACGCGGCGGCGTACCACCTGCTCCCGGGCCTGGCCATCAGCTGCGACGGGCCGGTGCACAGCGTCAAGCTCTTCAGCAAGCGCCCGCTGCCGCGGCTCGACGGCGAGACGGTGCTCCGCACCTCATCCTCGCGCACCTCGGTGCTCCTGCTCGAGCTGCTCTGCCGCCACCGCTGGCGGGTGCAGCCGCGCTTCGCCACCGTGCGGGCGGAACCGACGGACCTCGACGCGCTGGCGCAGTTCCCGCACGAGGCGGTGCTGGTGATCGGCGATGCGGCGCTCCTGCTGGCGGCCCGCGAGACCTACCCGGTGCAGGTCGACCTGGGGGAGGCCTGGCACGACTGGACCGGGCTGCCGTTCGTCTTCGCGGTGTGGGCCGCGCGCCGGAGTGCCGACCAGGCGGCGGTGCGGCGGATCCACCAGCAGCTGCTCGCCTCGCGGGCCTGGGGCCTGGAGCACCTGGACCAGCTCGCGGACCAGGCGTGGGCCACGACCGGCATCCCCCGCGACACCTGCCGGGCGTACTTCGACGACCTGGACTACGGCTTCTCCTACCGGCACCTCGCCGGGCTGACCGACTTCTTCCGGCGGCTGGCGGCGGACGGGCTGGTGCCCGACGGCAGCCTCAGCTTCATCACCGCGGCGTAG